The Larimichthys crocea isolate SSNF chromosome XI, L_crocea_2.0, whole genome shotgun sequence genome has a segment encoding these proteins:
- the clmnb gene encoding calmin isoform X1: MCCIYDTEQMQKLKERFSPSQMSSYSSTLPCAILLLITFNTKSPMPSPETAVFSLQSPCFPVLSPPDERKAMQTRTFTRWMNVFLRRSDPPVTVNDLFADIQDGRILMTLLEELSGCKLLYRFRSSPHRIFRLNNISKALAFLDDRHVKLLGIDASGIADGVPSVVLNLVWNIILYFQLKEVTGGLQRHLSLSLSSLSMSSYPSTSDLSPQPNDIGSYSCSTLPSKGRKAAREPKYHGKAIKTLLQWVQRCTSKFGVEVCDFGKSWRSGLAFLAVIKSINPALVDLRERLSREPRENIQLAFMIAHHSLDIPPLLEPEDVSCTSPDEKSIITYVSMFLGHCSGIDEDCTRGIGVSEIPNFGSLESVSFGETLADDPKAQALLKGLEKSSEQQLWKQWARRPSGSPSPTSLHTNRLSSSTGDIFSSCRSQSITDQPVDSAVTSPFKKKKSRSRSILKPPSPLDAGIVSQEIRSWMEKADQCYHKTRVDESRFSMSSEEGIYSLSALDSDEEEAYNYILDLNEEVFQPYNQKKRQVPRVEEETAEEMFLNGHQTEESKHLEVCEAINGGGCKHQEGLLKQNVESEVRAKSVVDWEKNESSSRAMTNNKAVFDMEPEEESRSREEDRVVRGQINDDGNYCEGERKHKTENARMVTQGYDQTEALVDETEITKPFEVASCKKELEEKKERGLLVKHGHEEETTLEERRDRKSGEKLEKEEEDSLKDEESVSETVYEVRGSSETRINTEEENDRKANGPKMEDLTCKDEDEEEHSDKVKNSMDFKAVITEEEKDRECKITTALDRPDKTTPKNDTNGGVNIHSDDTGWTSASSETSKSSSEGGFIFQSLAAPCDITPLELETLLVLWILLYCFLILPQMNL; the protein is encoded by the exons ATGTGTTGCATATACGATACAGAACAGATGCAAAAGTTAAAAGAAAGGTTTAGCCCATCTCAAATGTCTTCATATTCTTCCACTTTACCATGTGCTATCTTACTGCTTATCACATTCAACACAAAGTCTCCCATGCCATCTCCTGAAACTGCAGTATTTTCCTTGCAAAGTccctgttttcctgttttatctcCCCCAGATGAGAGGAAAGCAATGCAGACGAGAACCTTCACCAGGTGGATGAATGTGTTTCTGCGGAGA AGTGATCCTCCAGTTACGGTAAACGACCTGTTCGCAGACATCCAGGATGGCAGAATACTGATGACTTTGCTGGAGGAGCTGTCTGGGTGCAAACTA CTCTACAGGTTTAGGTCGTCCCCTCACCGCATTTTCAGACTGAACAACATTTCCAAGGCCCTGGCTTTCCTGGATGATAGACat GTGAAGCTGCTTGGCATCGATGCTTCTGGTATCGCTGATGGCGTCCCTTCTGTTGTTCTTAATCTTGTCTGGAACATCATTCTGTATTTCCAG CTAAAGGAGGTGACGGGAGGCCTCCAGAGGCATTTGTCTTTGAGCCTCTCATCCTTATCAATGAGCAGTTACCCCTCCACCAGTGACCTCTCACCCCAGCCAAATGACATTGGCAGCTACTCCTGCAGCACCCTGCCAAGCAAAGGCAGAAAGGCTGCCAGAGAGCCAAAGTACCATGGGAAAGCAATCAAGACTCTGCTGCAATGGGTCCAAAGATGCACATCAAA gtTTGGGGTGGAGGTGTGTGACTTTGGCAAGAGCTGGAGGAGTGGGTTGGCATTTCTAGCTGTGATTAAGTCCATAAACCCAGCTTTGGTTGACCTGAGGGAGAGGCTATCTAGAGAGCCAAGAGAAAACATCCAGCTGGCTTTCATGATAGCCCATCACAGTTTGGATATACCACCTCTGCTGGAGCCTGAAG ATGTGTCATGCACTTCACCAGATGAGAAGTCAATCATCACCTATGTGTCTATGTTCCTGGGACATTGTTCAGGCATAGATGAG GATTGTACAAGAGGTATTGGAGTTTCTGAGATCCCAAATTTTGGATCACTTGAATCCGTCAGCTTTGGGGAGACCCTTGCTGATGACCCAAAAGCACAAGCTTTGCTCAAAGGCTTGGAGAAGAGCAGCGAGCAGCAACTGTGGAAACAGTGGGCCAGAAGACCTTCAGGGAGCCCCAGTCCCACCTCACTTCATACAAATCGTCTCTCCTCCAGCACTGGAGACATTTTTTCATCCTGTCGGAGCCAAAGCATCACTGACCAACCTGTTGACAGTGCTGTCACCTCACCattcaagaaaaagaaaagcaggtcTCGAAGCATCTTAAAACCACCCAGTCCGCTGGACGCAGGCATAGTCAGCCAGGAGATCCGATCATGGATGGAGAAAGCAGATCAGTGCTACCACAAGACAAGAGTGGATGAAAGTCGCTTTTCTATGAGCTCCGAGGAAGGAATCTACAGCTTGTCAGCACTGGACTCAGATGAGGAGGAGGCCTACAACTACATCCTGGATCTGAATGAAGAGGTCTTCCAACCATATAATCAGAAGAAAAGACAAGTACCAAGGGTTGAAGAGGAAACAGCGGAGGAAATGTTCCTGAATGGACACCAGACTGAAGAGTCAAAACATCTGGAAGTATGCGAGGCGATAAATGGCGGAGGATGTAAACATCAAGAAGGCTTActtaaacaaaatgttgaatCAGAGGTCAGGGCTAAGTCAGTGGTTGACTGGGAGAAAAATGAAAGTAGTTCAAGAGCGATGACAAACAATAAAGCTGTGTTTGACATGGAGCCAGAGGAAGAAAGCAGGAGCAGGGAAGAGGACAGAGTTGTTAGAGGACAGATTAATGATGATGGCAATTATTgcgagggagagaggaagcaCAAGACAGAAAATGCTAGAATGGTGACACAAGGATATGATCAAACAGAGGCTCTGGTAGATGAAACTGAGATAACAAAGCCTTTTGAAGTGGCTAGTTGTAAGAAAGAGcttgaggaaaagaaagaaagagggcttcttgtaaaacatggacatgaagAAGAGACAACATTAGAGGAAAGACGGGACAGAAAGTCAGGGGAAAAGttagagaaagaggaagaggatagCTTGAAGGATGAAGAGAGCGTTAGTGAGACTGTATATGAAGTCAGAGGGTCCAGTGAAACTAGAAttaacacagaagaagaaaatgacagGAAAGCCAATGGTCCCAAAATGGAAGATTTAACTTGTAAAGATGAAGACGAGGAAGAACACAGTGACAAAGTCAAGAATTCAATGGATTTTAAGGCAGTTAtaacagaagaggagaaagacagagaatgtAAGATTACAACAGCATTAGACCGTCCAGATAAAACCACCCCAAAAAATGACACTAACGGAGGCGTTAACATCCATAGTGATGACACCGGTTGGACTTCTGCCAGCAGTGAAACCTCCAAGTCATCCAG CGAGGGAGGATTCATTTTTCAATCTTTAGCAGCCCCTTGTGACATAACCCCATTAGAGCTGGAAACGCTCTTGGTCCTGTGGATTCTGCTCTACTGCTTCCTCATCCTACCTCAGATGAACCTCTGA
- the clmnb gene encoding calmin isoform X2, translated as MRMLDKANGVLQKTLAGEISDQHEQQSQDERKAMQTRTFTRWMNVFLRRSDPPVTVNDLFADIQDGRILMTLLEELSGCKLLYRFRSSPHRIFRLNNISKALAFLDDRHVKLLGIDASGIADGVPSVVLNLVWNIILYFQLKEVTGGLQRHLSLSLSSLSMSSYPSTSDLSPQPNDIGSYSCSTLPSKGRKAAREPKYHGKAIKTLLQWVQRCTSKFGVEVCDFGKSWRSGLAFLAVIKSINPALVDLRERLSREPRENIQLAFMIAHHSLDIPPLLEPEDVSCTSPDEKSIITYVSMFLGHCSGIDEDCTRGIGVSEIPNFGSLESVSFGETLADDPKAQALLKGLEKSSEQQLWKQWARRPSGSPSPTSLHTNRLSSSTGDIFSSCRSQSITDQPVDSAVTSPFKKKKSRSRSILKPPSPLDAGIVSQEIRSWMEKADQCYHKTRVDESRFSMSSEEGIYSLSALDSDEEEAYNYILDLNEEVFQPYNQKKRQVPRVEEETAEEMFLNGHQTEESKHLEVCEAINGGGCKHQEGLLKQNVESEVRAKSVVDWEKNESSSRAMTNNKAVFDMEPEEESRSREEDRVVRGQINDDGNYCEGERKHKTENARMVTQGYDQTEALVDETEITKPFEVASCKKELEEKKERGLLVKHGHEEETTLEERRDRKSGEKLEKEEEDSLKDEESVSETVYEVRGSSETRINTEEENDRKANGPKMEDLTCKDEDEEEHSDKVKNSMDFKAVITEEEKDRECKITTALDRPDKTTPKNDTNGGVNIHSDDTGWTSASSETSKSSSEGGFIFQSLAAPCDITPLELETLLVLWILLYCFLILPQMNL; from the exons ATGAGAATGCTGGACAAGGCCAACGGGGTTTTACAAAAGACACTGGCGGGAGAGATCAGTGATCAACATGAACAGCAATCTCAAG ATGAGAGGAAAGCAATGCAGACGAGAACCTTCACCAGGTGGATGAATGTGTTTCTGCGGAGA AGTGATCCTCCAGTTACGGTAAACGACCTGTTCGCAGACATCCAGGATGGCAGAATACTGATGACTTTGCTGGAGGAGCTGTCTGGGTGCAAACTA CTCTACAGGTTTAGGTCGTCCCCTCACCGCATTTTCAGACTGAACAACATTTCCAAGGCCCTGGCTTTCCTGGATGATAGACat GTGAAGCTGCTTGGCATCGATGCTTCTGGTATCGCTGATGGCGTCCCTTCTGTTGTTCTTAATCTTGTCTGGAACATCATTCTGTATTTCCAG CTAAAGGAGGTGACGGGAGGCCTCCAGAGGCATTTGTCTTTGAGCCTCTCATCCTTATCAATGAGCAGTTACCCCTCCACCAGTGACCTCTCACCCCAGCCAAATGACATTGGCAGCTACTCCTGCAGCACCCTGCCAAGCAAAGGCAGAAAGGCTGCCAGAGAGCCAAAGTACCATGGGAAAGCAATCAAGACTCTGCTGCAATGGGTCCAAAGATGCACATCAAA gtTTGGGGTGGAGGTGTGTGACTTTGGCAAGAGCTGGAGGAGTGGGTTGGCATTTCTAGCTGTGATTAAGTCCATAAACCCAGCTTTGGTTGACCTGAGGGAGAGGCTATCTAGAGAGCCAAGAGAAAACATCCAGCTGGCTTTCATGATAGCCCATCACAGTTTGGATATACCACCTCTGCTGGAGCCTGAAG ATGTGTCATGCACTTCACCAGATGAGAAGTCAATCATCACCTATGTGTCTATGTTCCTGGGACATTGTTCAGGCATAGATGAG GATTGTACAAGAGGTATTGGAGTTTCTGAGATCCCAAATTTTGGATCACTTGAATCCGTCAGCTTTGGGGAGACCCTTGCTGATGACCCAAAAGCACAAGCTTTGCTCAAAGGCTTGGAGAAGAGCAGCGAGCAGCAACTGTGGAAACAGTGGGCCAGAAGACCTTCAGGGAGCCCCAGTCCCACCTCACTTCATACAAATCGTCTCTCCTCCAGCACTGGAGACATTTTTTCATCCTGTCGGAGCCAAAGCATCACTGACCAACCTGTTGACAGTGCTGTCACCTCACCattcaagaaaaagaaaagcaggtcTCGAAGCATCTTAAAACCACCCAGTCCGCTGGACGCAGGCATAGTCAGCCAGGAGATCCGATCATGGATGGAGAAAGCAGATCAGTGCTACCACAAGACAAGAGTGGATGAAAGTCGCTTTTCTATGAGCTCCGAGGAAGGAATCTACAGCTTGTCAGCACTGGACTCAGATGAGGAGGAGGCCTACAACTACATCCTGGATCTGAATGAAGAGGTCTTCCAACCATATAATCAGAAGAAAAGACAAGTACCAAGGGTTGAAGAGGAAACAGCGGAGGAAATGTTCCTGAATGGACACCAGACTGAAGAGTCAAAACATCTGGAAGTATGCGAGGCGATAAATGGCGGAGGATGTAAACATCAAGAAGGCTTActtaaacaaaatgttgaatCAGAGGTCAGGGCTAAGTCAGTGGTTGACTGGGAGAAAAATGAAAGTAGTTCAAGAGCGATGACAAACAATAAAGCTGTGTTTGACATGGAGCCAGAGGAAGAAAGCAGGAGCAGGGAAGAGGACAGAGTTGTTAGAGGACAGATTAATGATGATGGCAATTATTgcgagggagagaggaagcaCAAGACAGAAAATGCTAGAATGGTGACACAAGGATATGATCAAACAGAGGCTCTGGTAGATGAAACTGAGATAACAAAGCCTTTTGAAGTGGCTAGTTGTAAGAAAGAGcttgaggaaaagaaagaaagagggcttcttgtaaaacatggacatgaagAAGAGACAACATTAGAGGAAAGACGGGACAGAAAGTCAGGGGAAAAGttagagaaagaggaagaggatagCTTGAAGGATGAAGAGAGCGTTAGTGAGACTGTATATGAAGTCAGAGGGTCCAGTGAAACTAGAAttaacacagaagaagaaaatgacagGAAAGCCAATGGTCCCAAAATGGAAGATTTAACTTGTAAAGATGAAGACGAGGAAGAACACAGTGACAAAGTCAAGAATTCAATGGATTTTAAGGCAGTTAtaacagaagaggagaaagacagagaatgtAAGATTACAACAGCATTAGACCGTCCAGATAAAACCACCCCAAAAAATGACACTAACGGAGGCGTTAACATCCATAGTGATGACACCGGTTGGACTTCTGCCAGCAGTGAAACCTCCAAGTCATCCAG CGAGGGAGGATTCATTTTTCAATCTTTAGCAGCCCCTTGTGACATAACCCCATTAGAGCTGGAAACGCTCTTGGTCCTGTGGATTCTGCTCTACTGCTTCCTCATCCTACCTCAGATGAACCTCTGA
- the prkrip1 gene encoding PRKR-interacting protein 1 homolog, with amino-acid sequence MAAHTQKNNKPAKSGGKEAQPLIIAKTPAEEQRLKLERLMRNPDKLAPIPDRPKEWNPRAPPEFVRDVMGSSAGAGSGEFHVYRHLRRREYQRQDFLDKMADKFKEDLDYLDKVEQNKQAAEERTAKRRKKREKLKQKKQMAKKAKVEDKDDDDKRSESSEEEEEEEGREAEDDAEAPSFIMGKK; translated from the coding sequence ATGGCGGCGCACACGCAAAAGAACAACAAGCCTGCGAAAAGCGGAGGCAAAGAGGCTCAGCCTCTGATAATTGCCAAAACTCCGGCGGAGGAACAGCGTCTGAAGCTGGAGAGGCTGATGCGGAACCCGGACAAACTCGCTCCCATCCCGGACCGGCCTAAAGAGTGGAACCCGCGGGCTCCGCCGGAGTTCGTCCGGGATGTGATGGGCTCCAGCGCCGGAGCGGGCAGCGGGGAGTTTCACGTTTACCGACACCTCCGACGCAGAGAGTACCAGAGGCAGGACTTTCTGGACAAGATGGCAGACAAGTTCAAGGAGGACCTGGACTACCTGGATAAAGTGGAGCAAAACAAACAGGCGGCCGAGGAGAGGACGGCCAAACGCAGGAAGAAGCGGGAAAAGCTGAAGCAGAAAAAGCAGATGGCGAAGAAAGCAAAGGTGGAGGACAAAGACGACGACGACAAGAGGTCTGAGAgcagcgaggaagaggaggaagaggaggggagggaggctgAAGATGATGCCGAGGCTCCAAGCTTCATCATGGGGAAGAAATGA
- the glrx5 gene encoding glutaredoxin-related protein 5, mitochondrial, with protein sequence MNNLIRATARCLRSGAAVYLPRQTDGRVWSAASARFLCSAVDIQKDLGEMVKKDKVVVFMKGTPAQPMCGFSNAVVQILRMHGVDEYAAYNVLEDQDLRQGVKDFSNWPTIPQVYFNGEFVGGCDILLQMHQNGDLVEELQKLGISSALQNAEKESK encoded by the exons ATGAACAATTTAATTAGAGCCACTGCGAGGTGTTTGCGGTCGGGGGCGGCGGTCTATCTGCCGAGGCAGACCGACGGACGCGTGTGGTCGGCGGCCTCGGCCCGGTTCCTGTGCTCGGCGGTGGATATCCAGAAAGACCTTGGTGAGATGGTGAAGAAGGACAAAGTTGTGGTGTTCATGAAGGGGACGCCGGCGCAGCCCATGTGTGGCTTCAGTAACGCTGTAGTACAGATCCTACGGATGCACGGGGTGGACGAATATGCTGCGTACAACGTGTTGGAGGACCAGGACCTGAGACAAG GAGTCAAGGACTTCTCCAACTGGCCCACAATCCCTCAAGTGTACTTCAACGGCGAGTTTGTGGGAGGATGCGACATCCTGCTCCAGATGCACCAGAACGGAGATCTGGTGGAGGAGTTACAGAAGCTGGGAATCAGCTCTGCACTGCAGAATGCTGAGAAAGAATCCAAGTAG
- the ints9 gene encoding integrator complex subunit 9 → MKLYCLSGHPTLPCNVLKFKSTTIMLDCGLDTTSVLNFLPLPLVHSPRLSKLPGWVSKDGTLNLEKELKECTGRVFVDSQPEFCLPERELLDLSTIDVILISNYHCMMALPYITEHTGFTGTVYATEPTLQIGRLLMEELVNFMERVPKAQSATCWKNKEIQRLLPGPLKDAVDVWTWKRCYSMQEVNSALSKVQLVGYSQKVELFGAVQISPLSSGYSLGSSNWIIQSHHEKVSYVSGSSLLTTHPQPMDQSSLKNSDVLILTGLTQMPTANPDGMLGEFCSNLAMTIRAGGNVLVPCYSSGVIYDLLECLYQFIESANLGTTPFYFISPVANSSLEFSQIFAEWLCHNKQSKVYLPEPPFPHAELIQTNKLKHYPSIHGDFSSEFRQPCVVFTGHPSLRFGDVVHFMELWGKSSLNTIIFTEPDFSYLDALAPYQPLAMKCVYCPIDTRLNFHQVSKLLKEVQPLHVVCPEQYTQPPLTQSHRSDLMLELQPPPMPYRRCSVLNLPFRRRYERVYILPELANSLVPSEIKPGISLATVSAVLHSKDNKHTLQSVPKPPPMPPSKKRKRVIEEPPVVLAPKPLLSGAVPLEAFLSTLQKHGITEVKVEETADGHILHLQAEDTLIQLEEDGTHIVCDNNEPLRTTLRDLVLRFLQKL, encoded by the exons ATGAAACTG TATTGTCTCTCTGGTCATCCCACATTGCCTTGCAATGTCCTCAAGTTCAAATCCACCACTATCATGTTGGACTGTGGGCTGGACACCACCTCTGTCCTCAACTTCCTGCCCCTTCCCCTTGTGCACAG TCCAAGGCTCTCCAAGCTACCCGGTTGGGTCTCTAAGGATGGAACATTGAACTTGGAAAAG GAGCTGAAGGAGTGTACAGGAAGAGTGTTTGTGGACTCACAACCAGAGTTCTGCCTCCCTGAG AGAGAACTGCTGGATCTATCAACCATTGACGTCATCCTAATCTCTAACTACCACTGTATGATGGCCCTGCCCTACATCACTGAACACACCGGTTTCACTGGGACAGTGTATGCCACAGAACCCACCCTGCAGATTGGCAG acTGTTAATGGAGGAACTGGTGAACTTCATGGAGAGAGTTCCCAAAGCCCAGTCTGCCACCTgctggaaaaataaagaaatacaaag GTTGCTCCCTGGGCCACTGAAGGATGCAGTAGATGTGTGGACGTGGAAGCGATGCTACAGCATGCAGGAGGTCAACTCTGCCCTCAGCAAAGTGCAGCTTGTGGGTTACTCACAGAAAGTG GAGCTGTTTGGAGCTGTACAGATCTCCCCCTTGAGCTCCGGTTACTCGTTAGGCAGTTCCAACTGGATCATCCAGTCTCACCATGAGAAAGTTTCCTATGTGTCAGGTTCATCCCTGCTCACCACACATCCACAG cCGATGGACCAAAGCTCCCTGAAGAACAGCGATGTTCTTATTCTGACAGGTCTCACCCAGATGCCCACCGCCAACCCAGACGGCATGCTGGGAGAATTCTGCAGCAACCTTG CCATGACAATTCGAGCAGGAGGCAACGTGCTAGTGCCGTGCTACTCCTCAGGTGTGATATATGACCTGCTGGAGTGTTTGTACCAGTTCATCGAGAGCGCCAACCTGGGGACCACTCCTTTCTACTTCATCTCACCAGTCGCCAACAGCTCGCTGGAGTTCTCTCAGATCTTCGCTGAGTG gCTTTGCCACAACAAGCAATCAAAGGTGTATCTCCCAGAGCCTCCATTCCCTCACGCAGAG CTCATCCAGACCAACAAGCTGAAGCACTACCCCAGTATCCACGGAGACTTCAGCAGCGAGTTCCGCCAGCCGTGCGTGGTGTTCACCGGTCACCCGTCTCTGCGCTTCGGGGACGTGGTCCACTTTATGGAACTATGGGGCAAATCCAGCCTGAACACCATCATCTTTACTG AGCCGGACTTTTCTTACCTGGACGCTCTGGCTCCCTACCAGCCTTTGGCTATGAAGTGTGTTTACTGTCCTATTGACACACGGCTTAACTTCCACCAAGTATCAAAGCTGCTCAAAGAGGTCCAG CCCCTTCACGTGGTGTGTCCAGAGCAGTACACCCAGCCTCCACTGACCCAGTCCCACCGCTCTGACCTGATGCTGGAGCTGCAGCCCCCTCCCATGCCCTACAGACGCTGTTCTGTGCTCAACCTGCCCTTCAGACGCCGCTATGAACGTGTCTACATCCTGCCTGAG CTGGCCAACTCCCTGGTGCCCTCTGAGATTAAACCTGGCATCTCCCTGGCAACAGTGTCTGCAGTGCTGCATTCCAaggacaacaaacacacactgcag TCGGTGCCCAAACCCCCTCCAATGCCCCCCAGCAAAAAAAGGAAGCGGGTAATAGAGGAGCCGCCAGTAGTGCTGGCACCCAAACCCCTGCTGAGTGGAGCGGTGCCCCTGGAAGCTTTCCTGTCCACACTGCAGAAG CATGGCATTACAGAGGTTAAAGTGGAGGAGACGGCGGACGGACACATCCTGCACCTGCAGGCGGAGGACACGCTGATTCAGCTGGAGGAGGACGGGACACACATCGTCTGCGACAACAACGAGCCACTACGCACCACACTGAGAGACCTGGTGCTCCGCTTCCTGCAGAAACTCTGA